Proteins encoded within one genomic window of Bacillus thuringiensis:
- a CDS encoding zinc-dependent alcohol dehydrogenase family protein: MKAQVIHSFGDSSVFQLEEVAKPKLLPGHVLIHVKATSVNPIDTKMRSGAVLSVAPEFPAILHGDVAGIVIGVGEGVSKFKTGDEVYGCAGGFKETGGALAEFMLADARLIAHKPNNLTMEEAAALPLVAITAWESLFDRANIKPGQNVLIHGATGGVGHVAIQLAKWAGAKVFTTASQQNKMEIAHRLGADIAINYKEESVQEYVQKHTNGNGFEVIFDTVGGKNLDHSFEAAAVNGTVVTIAARSTHDLSPLHAKGLTLHVTFMALKILHTDKRDACGEILTKLTQIVEEGKLRPLLDSKPFTFDEIAQAHEYLESNKAIGKIVLKNVW; the protein is encoded by the coding sequence ATGAAAGCACAAGTTATCCATTCTTTTGGAGATTCATCCGTATTTCAATTAGAAGAAGTTGCAAAACCGAAACTTTTACCAGGTCATGTTCTAATTCATGTAAAAGCAACAAGTGTAAATCCAATCGATACTAAAATGCGTAGTGGTGCCGTTTTATCAGTTGCTCCTGAATTCCCAGCTATATTACACGGGGATGTAGCTGGTATTGTTATAGGAGTAGGAGAAGGCGTTTCGAAATTCAAAACTGGTGATGAAGTATATGGATGTGCTGGAGGTTTTAAAGAAACTGGAGGTGCACTTGCAGAGTTTATGCTTGCTGATGCGCGATTAATTGCTCATAAGCCTAACAATTTAACAATGGAAGAAGCTGCTGCTCTACCATTAGTTGCAATTACAGCTTGGGAATCTTTATTTGATCGTGCAAATATTAAACCTGGTCAAAATGTTCTCATTCATGGAGCTACTGGTGGCGTAGGACACGTAGCCATTCAATTAGCTAAATGGGCAGGTGCTAAAGTTTTCACAACAGCTTCTCAGCAAAACAAAATGGAAATAGCCCATCGTCTAGGAGCCGACATAGCTATTAATTATAAAGAAGAATCTGTTCAAGAATATGTGCAAAAACATACGAATGGCAACGGATTTGAAGTTATATTTGATACGGTAGGTGGCAAGAATCTCGATCATTCTTTTGAAGCTGCTGCGGTCAATGGAACTGTCGTAACAATTGCAGCTCGTTCAACCCATGACCTCTCTCCTTTACACGCAAAAGGACTTACTCTGCACGTTACTTTTATGGCGTTAAAAATATTACATACAGATAAACGTGACGCTTGCGGGGAAATTTTAACTAAACTAACGCAAATAGTAGAAGAAGGAAAACTTCGTCCATTGCTAGATTCGAAACCTTTTACGTTTGATGAAATTGCACAAGCACATGAATATTTGGAATCAAATAAAGCAATAGGGAAAATAGTGTTGAAAAACGTTTGGTAA
- a CDS encoding M4 family metallopeptidase, whose amino-acid sequence MNNFVKVGLTTGVVLSAIMPYGGVHAATEDLKVETKEDTFRTGNLTAPSQKSAENVAKDALKGKTEQALSSKQVNTESKVNYNVTQSRKSYDGTTLVRLQQTYEGRDVYGYQLTAHINDDGVLTSVSGDSAQDLQQQEDLKQPITLSEEDAKKQLFNIYGNDLTFIEEPEIKQVVYVDENTNKATNAYQITFSASTPEYVSGTVLIDAFGGNLLKELVQKLGIQVDSSIVQSATANKSQDPSRLTGTGKDDLGMNRTFGITQRSDGTYMLADYSRGKGIETYTANYKDYNNYRRNVWGYLDDLVTSNSTNFTDPKAVSAHYLATKVYDFYQEKYGRNSFDNNGQKVISVVHGWNTNGTNKGNPKQWFNAFSNGAMLVYGDPIVRAFDVAGHEFTHAVTRNESGLEYAGEAGAINEALSDILGVAVEKYANNGKFNWTMGEQSGRIFRDMKNPSSISSRYPEDYRHYNNLPIDADHDHGGVHTNSSIINKVAYLIASGGNHNGVYVHGIGEDKMFDIFYYANTDELNMTSDFKELKEACIRVATNLYGKDSLEVQAVQQAFKAAYI is encoded by the coding sequence ATGAATAATTTCGTAAAGGTAGGTTTAACTACAGGAGTGGTGTTATCGGCGATTATGCCTTATGGAGGAGTACATGCGGCAACAGAAGATTTAAAAGTAGAAACAAAGGAAGATACGTTCCGAACAGGTAATTTAACAGCACCTTCTCAAAAATCGGCAGAAAATGTAGCAAAGGATGCGTTAAAAGGAAAAACAGAACAAGCATTATCCTCAAAGCAAGTTAATACGGAATCAAAAGTTAATTATAATGTGACGCAAAGTCGTAAATCTTATGATGGTACTACATTGGTGCGTCTTCAACAAACATATGAAGGCCGTGATGTATACGGATATCAACTAACAGCACATATTAATGATGATGGTGTACTTACGAGTGTTTCGGGAGATAGTGCCCAAGATTTACAACAACAGGAAGATTTGAAACAACCTATTACTTTATCAGAAGAGGATGCAAAGAAACAGCTTTTCAACATCTATGGAAATGATCTCACATTTATTGAAGAACCAGAAATTAAACAAGTGGTATATGTAGATGAAAATACAAATAAAGCTACAAACGCATATCAAATTACTTTTAGTGCATCTACACCTGAATATGTATCTGGTACAGTATTAATTGATGCTTTTGGTGGTAATCTATTAAAAGAACTCGTTCAAAAATTGGGTATACAAGTAGATAGTAGTATTGTCCAATCTGCGACAGCAAATAAATCACAAGATCCTTCAAGATTAACAGGTACAGGAAAAGATGACTTAGGTATGAATCGTACGTTTGGAATTACGCAGCGAAGTGATGGAACGTACATGCTTGCAGATTATTCTCGTGGTAAGGGAATTGAAACATATACTGCTAATTATAAAGATTATAATAATTATAGAAGAAATGTATGGGGGTATCTCGATGATTTAGTAACAAGTAATTCTACAAATTTTACTGATCCTAAAGCAGTTAGTGCTCATTATTTAGCAACGAAAGTATATGATTTTTATCAAGAAAAATATGGCCGTAACAGCTTTGATAATAACGGACAAAAAGTAATTTCTGTCGTTCATGGTTGGAACACAAATGGTACGAATAAAGGAAATCCTAAGCAGTGGTTTAATGCATTTAGTAATGGAGCTATGCTAGTATACGGAGATCCAATTGTTAGAGCATTTGATGTGGCAGGACATGAATTTACACACGCGGTTACAAGAAATGAGTCTGGACTTGAGTATGCAGGAGAAGCTGGTGCAATTAATGAGGCTCTATCTGATATTTTAGGAGTAGCAGTTGAAAAGTATGCCAATAACGGAAAGTTCAATTGGACAATGGGAGAACAATCAGGTCGAATTTTTAGAGATATGAAAAACCCATCATCTATCTCTTCTAGATATCCGGAGGACTATAGACATTATAATAACTTACCTATTGATGCTGACCACGATCATGGTGGTGTACACACGAACTCTAGCATTATTAATAAAGTAGCTTATTTGATTGCTAGTGGTGGAAACCATAATGGAGTATACGTACATGGCATTGGAGAAGATAAAATGTTTGATATTTTCTATTATGCAAATACGGATGAATTAAATATGACTTCTGACTTTAAAGAATTAAAAGAAGCTTGTATTCGTGTAGCAACGAACTTATATGGTAAAGACTCATTAGAAGTACAAGCTGTCCAACAAGCCTTTAAAGCAGCTTATATTTAA
- the zwf gene encoding glucose-6-phosphate dehydrogenase — MESMTFVLFGATGDLAKRKIYPALYNLYRDQKLPKQISVIGLGRRQVSHEDFQERIKESIETFSRQREEGTPELEGFLDNFRYCPLDVSKPEDYERLLQVVREREEELHIKGNRMFYLSVAPEFFETIALNIKESGLDKTDGWKRLMIEKPFGHDLTSARELNDKLSRTFEEDEIYRIDHYLGKPMIQNLEALEFANPVLQSIWNKEHIANVQITASETVGVEERAGYYDQAGAIRDMVQNHMLQILMMTAMNLPEKVNACEIREEKRKVMETLRKVKKEDVQNHIVRGQYASGEIKGGQVVAYKEEPGVNPSSNIDTFVAARLWIDNPFWTGVPFYIRTGKRMKEKSTRIVIEFKNTLKQQYQDSNPNAAPNLLIIEISPGENVSLQLNSKNPLKNGEIEPMRINFTCEQADVGVPEAYERLIHDAVSGDATFFAHWREVELSWEWVQPILEAFEENLLPLHEYESGSYGPEASNELLQESEFKWWLDQETEK; from the coding sequence TTGGAATCAATGACCTTTGTTTTATTTGGAGCGACAGGGGACTTAGCGAAACGCAAAATTTACCCCGCGCTATATAACTTATATAGAGATCAAAAGCTTCCAAAGCAGATATCTGTTATCGGGCTTGGAAGACGTCAAGTATCTCATGAAGATTTTCAAGAAAGAATAAAAGAATCAATAGAGACGTTTTCTCGTCAGAGGGAAGAAGGTACTCCGGAACTCGAAGGTTTTTTAGATAATTTTCGCTATTGTCCATTAGATGTGAGTAAACCGGAAGACTATGAGAGGTTATTACAAGTCGTTCGTGAAAGGGAAGAGGAACTACATATAAAAGGTAATAGAATGTTCTATCTTTCAGTTGCTCCTGAATTTTTCGAGACCATTGCTTTAAATATTAAGGAAAGCGGACTTGATAAAACAGATGGATGGAAACGCCTAATGATTGAGAAACCGTTCGGGCACGACCTTACATCTGCTCGTGAGCTGAATGATAAGCTTAGTCGCACGTTTGAAGAAGACGAGATATACCGTATTGATCATTATTTAGGTAAGCCGATGATTCAAAATCTTGAAGCATTAGAATTTGCAAATCCTGTTTTACAATCGATTTGGAATAAAGAACATATAGCGAATGTACAAATCACAGCGAGTGAAACAGTTGGGGTTGAAGAAAGGGCAGGATATTATGATCAGGCAGGAGCCATTCGAGATATGGTTCAAAATCATATGTTACAAATATTAATGATGACTGCTATGAATCTGCCGGAAAAGGTTAATGCATGTGAAATTCGAGAGGAAAAGCGAAAGGTAATGGAGACGCTTCGTAAAGTGAAAAAAGAAGACGTTCAAAACCATATCGTTCGCGGTCAATACGCTTCAGGAGAGATAAAAGGCGGGCAAGTTGTAGCATATAAAGAGGAACCAGGAGTAAATCCTTCTTCTAACATAGACACATTTGTTGCTGCTCGCTTGTGGATCGATAATCCATTTTGGACCGGCGTTCCATTTTATATACGAACAGGTAAACGAATGAAAGAAAAGTCCACTCGTATTGTAATTGAATTTAAAAATACGTTAAAACAGCAATATCAAGATAGTAATCCAAATGCAGCACCTAACTTATTAATAATTGAAATTAGCCCAGGTGAGAATGTTTCATTACAGTTAAATAGTAAAAATCCATTGAAAAATGGAGAAATTGAACCGATGCGTATTAACTTTACTTGTGAGCAAGCGGATGTGGGAGTACCTGAAGCGTATGAAAGACTCATTCATGATGCTGTGAGTGGAGACGCTACATTCTTTGCACATTGGAGAGAAGTTGAATTGTCATGGGAATGGGTACAACCAATTCTTGAAGCGTTCGAGGAAAACTTATTGCCGCTTCATGAATATGAGTCTGGTTCATATGGTCCAGAGGCGTCTAATGAACTGTTGCAAGAAAGTGAATTTAAATGGTGGTTAGATCAAGAAACGGAAAAATAA
- a CDS encoding MerR family transcriptional regulator has product MSDIFKISDFTKKTGLNTDTIRYYEKINLLPPAKRNENNNRYYVQIDIDLILFINHLKRTQMPLHTIQKYMEFSRARFIILYLFFVLCYAITTNRR; this is encoded by the coding sequence ATGAGCGATATATTCAAAATATCAGATTTCACAAAGAAAACAGGATTAAATACAGATACAATTAGGTACTACGAAAAAATCAACCTCCTTCCCCCAGCTAAAAGAAATGAGAATAATAATAGGTACTATGTTCAAATAGATATCGATCTAATACTTTTCATTAATCATCTAAAAAGAACGCAAATGCCCTTACATACAATACAAAAATATATGGAATTCTCACGAGCCAGATTCATAATATTATACTTATTTTTTGTACTTTGCTATGCTATAACCACGAACAGGAGGTAA
- a CDS encoding SDR family NAD(P)-dependent oxidoreductase, whose protein sequence is MHMQLKGKTALVTGSTAGIGKAIATSLVAEGATVLINGRREENVNQTINEIRAQYPEAILQPVVADLGTEQGCQNVIEKYPEVDILINNLGIFEPVEYFDIPDEDWFKLFEVNIMSGVRLTRSYLKKMIERKEGRVIFIASEAAIMPSQEMAHYSATKTMQLSLSRSLAELTTGTNVTVNTIMPGSTLTEGVETMLNSLYPNEQLTIEEAEKRFMKENRPTSIIQRLIRPEEIANLVTFLSSPLSSAINGSALRIDGGLVRSVF, encoded by the coding sequence ATGCATATGCAATTAAAAGGAAAAACAGCACTGGTTACTGGATCTACGGCAGGCATTGGAAAAGCAATTGCCACTTCATTAGTAGCGGAAGGAGCTACTGTACTTATTAATGGACGCCGTGAAGAAAATGTTAATCAAACGATAAACGAAATTCGAGCGCAGTATCCGGAGGCTATCCTTCAACCTGTAGTAGCTGATTTAGGAACAGAACAAGGGTGCCAAAATGTGATTGAAAAGTACCCTGAAGTAGACATTCTTATTAACAACTTAGGAATTTTTGAACCTGTAGAATATTTTGATATCCCTGATGAAGATTGGTTTAAATTGTTTGAAGTCAATATTATGAGTGGTGTTCGACTTACTCGCTCGTACTTGAAAAAAATGATTGAAAGAAAAGAAGGAAGAGTTATCTTTATTGCTAGCGAAGCAGCTATTATGCCATCTCAAGAAATGGCTCACTATAGTGCGACTAAAACGATGCAACTCTCACTTTCTCGCAGTTTAGCTGAGCTGACGACAGGAACGAATGTGACTGTTAATACTATAATGCCTGGTTCGACTTTAACGGAAGGAGTGGAGACTATGTTAAATAGTCTTTATCCTAATGAGCAATTGACAATAGAAGAAGCTGAGAAGCGATTTATGAAAGAGAATCGACCAACCTCTATTATTCAAAGACTTATTCGACCAGAAGAAATTGCCAATCTTGTCACTTTCTTAAGCAGCCCACTTTCTTCAGCGATTAATGGTTCCGCGTTGCGAATAGACGGGGGATTAGTACGTAGTGTATTTTAA
- the tkt gene encoding transketolase produces MTQNINQLAVNTLRTLSIDAINAANSGHPGLPMGAAPMAYALWANHLNHNPNHPKWFNRDRFVLSAGHGSSLLYSLLHLAGYDVSIDDLKSFRKLNSKTPGHPEFGHTSGVEATTGPLGQGIANAVGMAMAEAHLAAKFNKDGHSIIDHNTYALVGDGDLMEGVAYEAMSMAGHMKLGKLIVLYDSNEISLDGELNIAFSEDMQKRVESAHWQYVRVEDGNDVDAITKAIQLAKDNTDQPTLIEIRTVIGYGSPKVAGTNKAHGNPLGVEEATATKQVYGWHYEEDFFVPEEVTAHFNELKQKGIEKENEWNEQFNVYRESNPALADELEKAITGEVLIEAKDILSFDTEKTISTRVASGEAINHYVKSIPSIFGGSADLSHSTMTDIKGEAVYAVESYAGRNIYFGVREHAMGAAANGLALHGGVKPFVSTFFVFNDYLRPSIRLAALQKLPVTYVFTHDSIAVGEDGPTHEPIEHLAALRAIPGLTVIRPSDANETASAWAYTLQQTDGPVVLVLSRQNLPVFNETKTNIENLSKGAYVLTQTNENPDVIFIATGSEVSLAASAKAKLEEDNVSVRIVAMPSWELFDRQSNEYKESVLPSSVTKRVSLEMGVSLGWERYVGQEGKVLSIETFGASGTGAEVMNLFGFTTENVVQITKNVLNS; encoded by the coding sequence ATGACACAAAACATAAATCAATTAGCAGTGAATACACTTCGTACGTTATCAATTGATGCTATTAATGCGGCAAATTCAGGTCATCCAGGTCTTCCGATGGGAGCAGCACCGATGGCTTATGCATTATGGGCGAATCATTTAAATCATAATCCTAATCATCCGAAATGGTTTAACCGTGATCGATTCGTTTTATCAGCGGGACACGGATCGAGCTTACTGTATAGCTTACTTCATTTAGCTGGATATGACGTTTCAATTGATGACTTGAAAAGCTTTAGAAAGTTAAATAGTAAAACACCAGGACATCCTGAGTTTGGTCACACTTCTGGGGTTGAAGCGACGACAGGACCGTTAGGACAAGGGATTGCAAATGCTGTCGGAATGGCAATGGCAGAAGCTCATTTAGCAGCGAAATTCAATAAGGATGGTCACTCTATTATAGATCATAATACGTACGCTTTAGTTGGAGACGGTGATTTAATGGAGGGTGTCGCTTATGAAGCGATGTCAATGGCAGGACATATGAAACTTGGTAAGTTAATTGTACTGTATGATTCAAATGAAATTTCACTTGATGGTGAATTAAACATTGCTTTTTCTGAAGATATGCAGAAAAGGGTAGAATCTGCACATTGGCAATATGTAAGAGTTGAGGATGGAAACGATGTTGATGCGATTACAAAAGCGATTCAATTAGCGAAAGACAATACGGACCAACCTACTCTTATAGAGATTAGAACCGTTATAGGTTACGGAAGTCCAAAAGTTGCTGGAACGAACAAAGCACATGGTAACCCGCTTGGAGTAGAAGAAGCGACAGCGACAAAACAAGTGTATGGTTGGCATTATGAGGAAGACTTCTTTGTGCCTGAAGAAGTAACAGCTCATTTTAATGAACTGAAACAAAAAGGTATTGAAAAAGAGAACGAATGGAATGAGCAGTTCAACGTATACAGAGAATCGAACCCTGCACTAGCAGATGAATTAGAAAAAGCGATTACAGGCGAGGTTTTAATTGAAGCGAAAGACATTTTATCCTTCGATACTGAAAAAACGATTTCAACTCGTGTTGCAAGTGGGGAAGCTATTAATCATTATGTGAAATCGATTCCTTCTATTTTTGGTGGAAGTGCGGATCTTTCTCATTCTACGATGACAGATATAAAAGGTGAAGCAGTATATGCGGTAGAATCGTATGCTGGCCGAAATATATACTTTGGTGTACGTGAACATGCAATGGGCGCGGCAGCGAATGGGCTGGCACTTCATGGAGGAGTAAAACCGTTCGTAAGTACATTCTTTGTATTTAATGATTACCTTCGTCCATCTATTCGACTGGCTGCATTGCAAAAGTTACCTGTTACGTACGTATTTACACATGATTCGATTGCTGTAGGAGAAGATGGTCCAACGCATGAACCTATTGAACATTTAGCAGCTCTTCGAGCAATTCCTGGTTTAACAGTTATTCGTCCGTCAGATGCAAATGAAACAGCGAGTGCGTGGGCTTATACATTACAGCAAACGGATGGTCCAGTCGTTTTAGTACTGAGCCGTCAAAATTTACCGGTGTTTAATGAAACGAAAACGAACATAGAGAATCTTTCTAAAGGAGCTTACGTATTAACGCAAACAAATGAAAATCCGGATGTGATTTTCATTGCGACAGGTTCTGAAGTTTCTTTAGCTGCTAGTGCAAAAGCAAAACTAGAAGAAGACAATGTCTCTGTTCGTATCGTTGCAATGCCGAGCTGGGAGTTATTCGATCGCCAATCGAACGAATATAAAGAATCCGTTCTTCCGTCTTCTGTAACGAAACGAGTATCTCTTGAGATGGGTGTATCTCTCGGGTGGGAGCGTTATGTAGGACAAGAAGGAAAAGTACTATCAATTGAAACATTTGGAGCTTCAGGCACTGGAGCTGAAGTCATGAATCTATTTGGATTTACGACAGAAAATGTTGTTCAAATTACAAAAAATGTATTGAATTCTTAA
- a CDS encoding LLM class oxidoreductase, protein MEKFANHFGYNRMFAKDQLTLGVHIPIENYQFHAPTMEKQVELVQKAEQYGFTGVWLRDVLLQDPDFGDPATGQIYDMMIYLTYLASKTEKIAFGTSATVLSLRHPLRVAKEIATLDQLFPERIMLGVSSGDRRADFKALGVSHETRGEKFREAFAYLEEILYKNFPSIQSTLGEVNGANLVPKPSKHVPTFITGFSQQNMDWFANHGDGWMYYPRSPVHQAAAIGQWRERVEDYHPDVFKPFIQPMHLDLSEDPNERPTPIRLGYRTGRKALIELLDIYKSIGVNHLFLALFDGQRPANEVLDELGEEVLPHFPAL, encoded by the coding sequence ATGGAAAAGTTTGCGAATCATTTTGGATATAATCGTATGTTTGCGAAAGATCAACTTACATTAGGAGTTCACATTCCGATTGAAAATTATCAGTTTCATGCTCCAACGATGGAAAAACAAGTAGAGTTGGTACAAAAAGCGGAACAATACGGTTTTACAGGTGTATGGCTTCGCGATGTATTGCTGCAAGACCCTGATTTTGGTGATCCTGCAACAGGTCAAATTTACGATATGATGATTTATTTGACGTATTTAGCAAGCAAGACAGAGAAAATCGCATTTGGAACGTCGGCAACAGTGTTGTCACTTCGTCATCCATTGCGTGTAGCGAAAGAAATTGCGACATTGGATCAACTGTTTCCAGAAAGAATTATGCTCGGTGTTTCATCAGGTGACCGACGTGCCGATTTTAAAGCGTTAGGTGTTAGTCATGAAACACGAGGTGAAAAGTTTAGAGAAGCGTTTGCTTACTTGGAAGAGATTTTGTATAAAAACTTCCCGTCTATCCAGTCGACACTAGGAGAAGTGAATGGAGCGAATTTAGTTCCAAAACCGTCTAAACATGTTCCGACCTTTATTACAGGTTTTAGTCAGCAAAATATGGACTGGTTCGCTAATCATGGTGATGGATGGATGTACTACCCACGTAGTCCAGTGCATCAGGCGGCAGCAATTGGACAATGGAGAGAACGAGTAGAGGATTATCATCCAGATGTATTCAAACCATTTATACAACCGATGCATTTAGACTTATCTGAAGATCCAAATGAACGTCCTACGCCGATACGTTTAGGTTACCGTACAGGACGTAAGGCACTAATTGAATTACTTGATATATACAAAAGTATTGGTGTGAATCATTTATTCCTTGCTCTATTTGATGGTCAACGCCCGGCTAATGAAGTGTTGGATGAGCTAGGGGAAGAAGTACTTCCTCATTTCCCTGCATTGTAA
- a CDS encoding NADP-dependent oxidoreductase, with protein sequence MKAIGLMQYGDKSVLQEIEMQTPLLGENDVLIEVYAAGVNPVDWKIREGLLQDVISYEFPLVLGWDVAGVVAAIGKKVTACKVGDEVYSRPDIERNGTYAEYVAVDEKYVAKKPRNLSFEEAASIPLVGLTSWQSLVKFANVQKGNKVLIHAGSGGIGTFAIQLVKSFGAHVATTTSTKNIQFVKDLGADTVIDYKTEDFSLLLHNYNIVFDVLGGDVLKDSYKVLAPNGKLASIYGPKGIEIPQTEISIEKDIHVEHIFTEPNGYELSLITELIEGGKIKPVVTHVLPLHVEGVKKAHHISESERALGKIVLKKHW encoded by the coding sequence ATGAAAGCGATAGGACTTATGCAATATGGAGATAAAAGTGTACTACAAGAGATTGAAATGCAAACACCCTTATTGGGAGAAAACGATGTACTGATTGAAGTATATGCAGCTGGTGTAAACCCCGTGGATTGGAAAATACGTGAAGGTTTACTTCAAGACGTAATTTCTTATGAATTCCCGCTCGTTTTAGGATGGGATGTTGCAGGTGTAGTTGCTGCTATAGGAAAAAAAGTTACAGCATGTAAAGTGGGGGATGAAGTATATAGTCGTCCAGATATTGAACGAAACGGTACTTATGCAGAGTACGTGGCTGTAGATGAGAAATATGTCGCGAAAAAACCGAGAAATCTATCTTTTGAAGAAGCAGCATCAATCCCTCTTGTAGGTTTGACAAGTTGGCAAAGTTTAGTGAAGTTCGCTAATGTTCAAAAAGGTAATAAGGTTTTAATTCATGCTGGATCTGGCGGGATTGGCACGTTTGCTATTCAGCTGGTGAAAAGTTTCGGTGCGCATGTTGCAACTACAACTAGTACGAAAAACATACAGTTTGTAAAGGATCTAGGCGCTGATACTGTAATTGATTACAAAACAGAAGACTTTTCTTTACTTCTGCATAATTACAATATTGTATTTGATGTGTTAGGCGGGGATGTACTAAAGGATAGTTATAAAGTGCTTGCACCAAATGGAAAGTTAGCGTCTATTTATGGCCCGAAAGGTATAGAAATTCCGCAAACTGAAATATCTATAGAGAAAGATATTCATGTTGAACACATATTTACTGAACCTAACGGATATGAACTTTCTCTTATTACAGAATTAATTGAGGGCGGGAAGATTAAACCTGTTGTAACACATGTGTTGCCTTTACATGTAGAAGGCGTAAAAAAAGCACACCACATAAGTGAGTCAGAACGTGCTCTTGGGAAAATTGTATTGAAGAAACATTGGTAA